A stretch of Verrucomicrobiota bacterium DNA encodes these proteins:
- a CDS encoding arylesterase, giving the protein MDHTGRLKGLGFSWKRVALVFACLSLLLDSAIANESRRILFFGDSLTAGYGLDPSQAYPALIQEKMDAASLNGTVVVGAVSGDTSAGGLRRIDWMLRQPVDIFVLALGGNDGLRGFDVEATEENLQGIVDRVVEKYPDAKIVIAGMRMPPSFGRDYTERFAAVYPKLAEANDATLIPFLLEGVGGVVELNLPDRIHPNAKGQAILADNVWEVLEPLVK; this is encoded by the coding sequence ATGGATCACACCGGACGTCTGAAGGGTTTAGGATTCTCTTGGAAGAGGGTGGCCCTCGTGTTCGCCTGCCTCTCTCTGCTCTTGGACAGTGCCATTGCAAACGAATCCCGCCGCATTCTGTTCTTTGGCGATAGTCTGACTGCAGGCTATGGTCTTGATCCCTCCCAAGCTTATCCGGCTCTCATTCAGGAAAAGATGGATGCTGCGAGTTTGAATGGGACAGTGGTTGTTGGCGCGGTGAGCGGTGACACCTCGGCAGGTGGATTGCGCCGGATTGATTGGATGCTTCGACAGCCCGTGGATATCTTTGTTCTCGCCCTTGGAGGAAATGACGGGCTGCGGGGTTTTGATGTAGAGGCAACAGAGGAAAATCTTCAGGGGATTGTCGATCGGGTCGTCGAGAAGTATCCCGATGCAAAAATTGTGATCGCAGGCATGCGAATGCCGCCGAGTTTCGGACGGGATTATACCGAACGGTTTGCTGCCGTTTATCCAAAGCTCGCTGAGGCAAATGACGCCACGCTGATTCCGTTCCTACTCGAAGGAGTAGGCGGGGTGGTAGAGCTCAACCTCCCTGATCGTATTCATCCGAATGCAAAAGGGCAGGCGATTCTCGCGGATAATGTATGGGAAGTGCTGGAGCCGTTGGTCAAATAA